The genomic interval cttttatatataaatatatttagattacatatatatatatatatatatatatatatatatatctttattccattttttttctttactattttatttatttatttatttattttagtaatatttaattaattcattaattaattaataattacttttttttcatattattttttttatttgtttatttaatacattaatttaatagtgtttaaccaattaattaattaattattttaattaactttttttattttaattttttttttctcgggttattacatggatgcattgaagctcttaggtttcaatattgacttagagaccaagaTTTTGAAaacctctaaaaatattttcgaaAGTCTTAAAGCAATATGGAAaatatgaaaaaggtttttgaaaacaaaaatgaaaaggcATATGTTGTTGCACGTTCAAATGACTAGCCTAATTTGGTTAGGCGACTGTACTTTTAtgctgaaataaattgggaaCAAAGAACAGGCTCAGTCGACTAACCCCATGAgtacaggcgactgaccccattttgactttgaaattttGCTAATTTTTAAAAGCATAGGCAACTGACCCTGATAGTGCAGTCGATTGTACTTCATAATGGTCAAATTTAAACAACGAAGAAAAGTTTCGATATTTAATTTATTGGacccccaaactttgtaaaaacttggggaatactcaaagcaacttggggaatatgaaatactactttttctatctataaatacatgttaaactcgagaatcaaacataaaaatgaagaTCAAAATTAGCtattgatcaaattctttctcaatcAAGGCATTCATGCTAAATATTTTCTAAAAGCTAGAGTTGAATACTTGCTGATTTAAAAGCTCATGGTTCTTTTCCTTTACTTGAaattttcaatctaagaaagaacttgGAGATATACACTTGAGCGTcatttttctatattgatattggATTGAAGTATATCGTGATATTCAAATTATACtgatcagctcttttgagagtgtcattatACACAAAATTTTCTCTTATTGTTTTTTATGATTCAGGGTTGATTGAATCATTGGctaaccaagcgtggggtatcacctggagaggagggctccatcctacttgaaggagtgtgtaaacaatTTGCTTCGCTTGGTTAAAGGAGCGGTATAAtaaaatccttgggtggtttacctaaggcgaggatgtaggcgggtatagccaaatCTTGTAAACTCTtggtgtctttctcttccctatatcgctttaattttctgcatatataaattgtgtggatgcttacttaattgcgggaaattaatttgttattgggccttgcggaaaccttaaagggagtacattgattgataaatatcaaagtttgcagaaaccttaaagaGAGTactttgattgataaatatcaaagtttttAGAAACCTTAAAGGAATGTGTTGATTGATAAATATAAAAgctcattaacttattgattaaaattcaagtaacttatttgatatcaaaatctgaattttgaaagtttgctgaaatttctattttgtctcgtattgtgaaatcaagcttaccttgttgattggattgacatattcaaaaggatTGTTGGTTGAACTTGTGAGgttgcaaatcaatatcattgtAATTGTGTCATTACTGAATACTAATTTGTTGGGTTAactcttaactaaaggaactcATAAAACAAAGagctttcaaagaaaattttaaaaacccaattcacccccctcttgggaatacaccttactttttaGTCTTCAATAGTGATGTCAAATTGCTGCAAAAGTAAAATCCATTGTATTAGTCACGCCTTAGCATCCTTCTTTGTAAGAAGGTACTTAAGGGTAAAATCCATTGTATTAGTCATGCTTTAGCATCCTTCTTTGTAAGAAGGTACTTAAGGGCTGCATGAtctatgaaaataataataggagaaccaaTCAAGTAAGCACGAAACATATCCAAAGCAAACACTATAGCTAGCAACTCTTTCTCAGTAGTGGAGTAATTCATCTGAGCACTATTTAGAGTTCTACTAGCATAGTAAATGACAAAAGGCTTCCCCTCCCTTCGCTATCCAAGAATAGCACCTACGGAAAAATCACTAGCATCACACATGATCTCAAATGGTATGGTCCAATCAGGTGACTGAAGTATGGGTGCTGAGGTAAGCTTGCCAATTAGCGTTTTAAAGGCCTCTTACCAAGCTTGTGTCCACTCAAATGAGGCATTTTAGTTAGGAGGTCACATAGTGGTCTAGATATGGTGGAAAAATTATGTTTGAACCCCTTAAAAAAGCCCGCATGACCAAGAAAGGATCTCACATCCTTTATTGTCCTAGGTGTAGGCAACTTAGAAATTAATTCAATCTTAGATTGATCAACCTCTATCCCCCTAGAAGAAATAATATGTCGTAAGACAATTCCTGAAGGTACCATTAAGTGGCATTTTTTCCAATTCAAAACAAATTCCTTTTCCTCACAACGAGTCAACACTCTCTCTAAATTCAATAAGCATGCATCAAAAGAAGATCCAAAGATAGTCAAGTCATTCATAAAAACTTCCATGCAATTTTCAACAATGTCACTAAAAATTCTCATCATGCAACGTTGAAAAGTGGCAAGTGCATTACAcaatccaaatggcattctaCGAAATGCATAAGTACCAAAAGAACAAGTGAAAGTGGTTTTATCCTAGTCTTCTAATACAATTTCAATTTgataataaccaaaataaccatCCAAAAAACAATAGAACGAATGACCAGTCACACACTCAAGAATTTGATCAATAAAAGGAAGAGGAAAATGGTCTTTCCAGGTGGTAGCATTCAATtttctgtaatcaatgcacatctgtcACCCAGTCACAAGTTTTGTAGGGACTAACTCTCCCAGGTCATTCTTCACCACAATAACACCTAACCTTTTAGGAACAAACTGTGTACGACTTACCCATTTACTATCAGcaataggatatatatatatatatatatatatatatatatatatatatatatacatatatgattccTGTATCTAATAGTTTCAACACTTAATTCTTCACCACTTATTTCATAGTGGGATTAAGCCTACGCTTGGGGTCTCTACGAAGGTTGGTTCCTTCCTCCAAATTAATTTTATGAGAACAGACAAAAGGACTAACTCCTTTTATATTAGCAATGCTCCAACCTAAGGCTAACTTATGCTCACTTAGGGTTCGAATTAATTTCTCACTTTGAGACTTAGACAATTTAGATGAGATAATAATAGGAAAAGTATCACTTGGACCAAGGAAAGCATGGTTTAAACCCTTAGGCAGAGGCTTTAATTCAACCTTGGGTACTTCCGCACTTGAAGGAATTTATTTGTAACCTTTCTCAAGCAACTCCTCAAACTTTGGTTGCCATGTCTGAGTGCCATAATCCTAAGTTCTATCAAAAATAGCACAAATATCAACTACATCAGATGGATCACTGATAGAATCAAACTCAGAATTAACAAGAAAATACTCAAAAGGGATCAAAATCATGGGCTGTAGAAACTTCCCTATCCATGAGTGAGTCAATCACGTATGTCTAGTGGCCCTCATCATCATCTTTTGGCTGTTTTGCAATATGGAAGATATTCACCTCGAGAGTCATGTTTCTAAAAGACAGTTTCATAAGCTCATTCCTGCAATTAATCAGAGCATTAGTAGTGGCAAGGAAAGGCCTACCTAAAATCAAAGGAATTTTAGAAGTAGTATCAACAGCAGAGCTAGTGTCAAGGATTAGGAAATCAATAGGATAATAAAATTTGTCAATTTGAATTAGAACATCCTCTACGACACCCTGGGGTACTTTGAATGAATGGTCAGCCAATTGCAATACCACAATGGTTGGGTTGATTTCTCCCAACCCCATCTGCAAATAAATAGAATATGGCACTAGATTCACGCTAGCTCCTAAATCTAGCAAAGTTTGCCCAAACTCATGATTTCCAATGCTACATGCAATGGTTGGGCATCCAAGATCTTTGTACTTAGGAGGAATCCACTGCTCAATTAAAGCACTAACTTGTTCTATCAAGATCGTTGTCTTCTTCACATGGTGCTTCCTTTTAACTATACACAAATCCTTGAGAACTTTTGCATATGTAGGAACTTATTTAATCACATGCAAAAAAGGAAGATTGATTTTTACTTGCCTTAGATTCTCTAGGATTTCATTGTTAGGATACAAAGTTCGCTTGATTGATTTTAAAGCTTGAGGGAATGGTACTTTAATAGGACTCTTTGTCACCTCAGGTTCCTTGGGCAGCTCGACATCACTACTATCTTGATTCTTTTCCACATCCTCTGATTTGTTCGTTGTTGGGATGTGTAATGACTTACCACTTCATGTCACAATGACATTCACATCCTTCAAATTCTCTTGCGCCATGTGTTGACCATGGGGCACATCAATTTGGACACTTGGCTCTTTATCTCCTTGTTTTCTTCAACAGCATGTGTaatcaaagattcaaacttttgGTTAGTCTTACCCTATGCATCGATAAAAGCATGCAAAGTGTCTTCTAAAGGACTCCTAGAAGATGAAAGTGCATGATATGGTGCAGGATATGATATTGGGGGTTGTGCAAGCGGATGGTTTTTCAGACTTCCAGCTAAAATTGGGGTGATTGCGCGACCCCGAATTATAGGTATCAGAGAAAGGGTGTAAAAGGCTTCTTGTACACACCTAAGGCATTAAATTTTTCCTCATTCATCCCTCTCATCTCAGCAAATGTGGGACACTCTTGGGCGAGGTGATCTACCCCACCACACATAAAATATGGTCTAACAGATaagggtgagcaaacggtcggttcggccaaattcggttaattaaccgaattaaccaaaaattttggttagagaatagtgttaaccgaactgaccgaacCATTGAGCCTCACCAAACCAAACTCGACCGAATTTATTttcgggtaatttggttaacctAATTTAAGCAAGAAATGAGGGAAGGGGGAATCGGGAAGGTGAATCCAGAACAAGGGAAGGGGGAAGTCAGGAAGGAGTCGGGGGAGACGATTGAGCTCTGGTGAGCTTGACGCCGATGACGATGAGGAGTCGGGGGTGGTTCTCGGTGAGCTAGTCTGTGCAcgagagaagaaaaaaagaatgagagggagcttgtgtaCTAGTGACGATGGCTGGCCAGTGGTGACGGCAATGGCAATGGGTGCAGGTGATGGCATCACGTGAAGATAGTGGTGCCGTGGTGCGGAGCAGtgagctcaggtgagcgagagagagacaGTGACTCAATGAGGGCTTCCGACTTCAGAGAGCAGTGACTGTGTCGCACTGTTGGTGATGATGGCCGGCGACGACGATGGCGATAGACACAGATGaaggcatcgcgtgaagatggtgccTAGTGGTGCAGAGgagctcaggtgagcgagagaAAGGCGACGGCGATGGCTTCCGACTTCAGAGAGCAGTGACTATGTTGGTGATGATGGCCGGCGACGGCGATGGCGATGGCGATGGAAACAAACAAAGGCATTGCGTGAAGATGGTGCCTAGTGGTGCAGAGGATcgagctcgggtgagcgagagaaAGCAGTGAGGGACTTACGAGTTCTGACTTCTGTGAGACTAAGAGCAGTGAGACTgtgagagtgtgagactgagaGTATGAGAGGGAATGAGTGAAATAggattttaatttactaatttatatttaaaatttaattaattcgtcaatcggttaatcggttaaccgaattaatattctccattaaccgaaccgaaacccgattaaccgaaatattggaaagcataaccgaaccaaaccgatcaatttcggtcgattaattcggttttccccgaattatgctcacccctactaaCAAACTCTGCATGGTTAGCCACATGTGTTGGCTTTAAGTCCTTAGTCTTTAACTGCTCTAGCTCCCTAGTGAGCATCTCAactaactcactcgaaaaatgaccagttcgaaagctatcccaagtataggggttacgtcgtgtaatactcggcccaagggctagatcgtcaccttagggaatgtgttttaatctcaagttttaccttctcccaatcaaaaaataaaagctactgaactcagttcagctTCGGAGTTTTCAAGATTAgttgagatttattttgacaaattaaatgaacatgtaaattaaaaccctaatcctagtaTGCACCGAATTAAATAGTAAGAACGGAAACCCTACATCTAATTAGGCAAGCATCGAAACACGCGTTAACTAAATACAGTAACTTTAAACACGCAATAACGAAACTCATTCAAACACATATGCAGCCGACAAAAactgaacctttaacaagaatcaagaactcaaaccaaaatcACATTTTAAACACAGacacaaacaaaaatttaactcCTAAACAATTCAAACGATAAAGGAGCACAATAAAAACACGAGCTTTAATAAAATAGACCCTAAACTAGGTCGAGtttcaacaaaaataaataaatcttgaaaagaaaaaacaactaatttaattttccaaaggcaaaaacaattttttttcttttttgtattttatttgttttttttttaattttagaatcAAACCGGACTTAACGGACGTAATTAAATACCGAACTGCTAACTAAATCTACcactaaaattataaaaacaaaaaaaataaataaataattaactcCTGCAATAATAATagaatatttagaattcaaattttttcaaataacttcagcaaataaaaaaaaacaataacatCCAACTTAATattaaaagaaagagaagaaaagaatagagaaggagagagagagagagagagagagagagagagagagagagagagagagagagggagggagggagggaggccATGGCTTTGCTGGTGCAGAGCCTCAGGTGGTGGCTATGAATGGTGGCTGGAGTGGCAGCCGGACTGTGGTGCTTGGGTCTACTACAGCAGATGGAGCAAAGGGTGGTCTGTCCTAGTGTTAGACATCTGCTGGTGCCTCGGTTGCAGCTGTGGAGGTCCTAAAGGTGGCCGAGAGTTGCAGAGGGAGATGGGGCAGCTGGTGCACGGACTGGAGAGAACCTGGCGAGGCTGCGCAGTAGTGATGGCTTTCGGAAGCTGTGGAGAGGTGCTTGGGTTGGTGGAGAGTTGCTGGAGGAGTAGCAGGAGACTTCAACTACTGTCGAgcagagggagagaaagagagagagaaggagagaatcaGGGAGAGAAAGCTAGGAAATTAAGGGAGCTGCGGGAAAGAACAAGGAAGGAGGAAGAGAAAGAAGGGAAGGAAAAGAAACAAGGGAAAGAGACAGAAGAGAAAGAAAGGGGAAGCCCTCATGGCTTCTCAGAACAAGGGGAGAAAAGGAGGTTAAATAAAGAGGGGGATGGAGAGCCCTACGCGAGACCCGGCTAGAGGAATTATGGAAGACCCGAATAGCTGACCTGACTCAGCctacatggctgggtcacatcaaagtattacattttttttttctttctcatttttctctccTCGAACAAAGCCCATTTTGACTTTTCTGGAACCCGTTTCTCTTAAAACTCAAaaaacaaaagttgtagataatcttttcatctttctccaaaattttgaatcatctcaatcagagGTCAAACAAAAAAGTTATTTCCAAATTGTGAACTAATTCCGGTTTAGCTCCCGGGAATTTTCGTACtataaaaaaatgtcaaaatttcataaattacttgataaaactcagaaattataaatagggcattttgttaaaatattgagggtaagtaggcattttattaaaattataagcCACAATGCTtggattaaaatgcctaattatgcaaattaagcgtgtaatcacaccccccaactaacgtttttctagtttctaccaaataatgtgaatgaattttagggcaGTGCCCACGACTACGAACTccagtgaacatgaaattaatacACATGCAACACACAATCATATCGTTTCACATACGAGAATATAACTGCATTTCACACAGgctcattcatattcaattcacacaggctcattcatattcaacacacacaacttcgaagcacgtcactcatgcaagtctcatcgtttatatgtcattaaagaacagtatactcacatgaagttaaccagcggcacaatttagagttaatgcgatcatataagtttgagtataaacaggtaaactctacAAGATCCTCGGCTTTgtcctcttccttgctgtgacATCCCCCCTTTGTCATATCTATTTGTAGTGAGAGACAACTTtgtttggagagcttgctccagtgttttatcatcacttcttttgttgaatttttgctcataggcttggagtgagcccacaagttcttctacgaacatggtttccaaatcttttgtttcttccatggtcacagctatataatcatattttcgatccaaagatcgcaaaattttctcacaaattctctcgtcattgagagtctcttcatttcttcttaattgatttgatactaccataactcatgtatagtaatcagcaatagattcagtagatttcatttttaaagatttgaaatcaactcgcaatgtttgaagacaaatcttctttactttgtctgcacctttgtgtgttcactggagagagtcccaaacttctttggatgtcttggtgtaggcgatgatttcgaatgtggcctcatcaaggacttggtagattatggacttcgccttgcaatTCTTCTTTCGATCAGCTCGAAAGGTCATTCTTTGAGCATCGGACATAGTTTCTTTGACTtattttgatgggctttctctgtacccatcttcaatgatgtccatgacatcctgagcacctaggaGGGCTCTTATTTGAATAAACCAATTGTTATAATTCTCTCGagtcaactttggaatgaccgcttgggtAGCACCGTTCGCCATATATCAAAACGAAGTGATAGAGatagattttggaaaatctgatgAGACCAATGTGTTTAAAAGGTTGAAAAACCTGAGAAACcgattttgggttgcaaagaaccagTCCAAAAATCACTAAACCGACTATAAGAAGTTCTGGTGGTTTAAATTGAGTCAGTTTAACTTAACGTCCATTTAACGGTAGGGCCATGTGGCAGCTTCTGCGCATGCCGTGTGTCGGCGGCTGGACTCGGGTCGGAAGGTGGGTTGGGTCGTGCTCGTGGGGCTGGAGCTCGGTTGCTGGACGCGAGTCTCTGAGCCGGGTCTCGAATCGGGTGGCCAGGTTTGATCTCACTAGACGGGCGAGGAAAATGCGTGCAGGGCATGTGAAGCACGTGAAGCCGGCGATCGGAATCCTCATTAGTGCGTGTAGCGCATGGGAAGGACACTAACTTCACTGGAGGCGTGTGTGAGCTCATGTGGAGTCTCCCGGAGTCCATTTGACACGtggttttcaccgttggaatcATCCCAACacgaatttcacaatggtaggctcaattttCGATTTTGAGTAACTTCAAATCTgggagaaaattgaatttctcctctaATCGACTCTGCTTGGTGAATTTCGGCGTACCTAAactctctgataccactgatgggtggaggggacactcagtcactggttgtgactgaaactcaacGAGAATCAATTGCAAAAACAATGTAATTCAATCTAAAAATAAATACAGaggacttaaaaaaaaaaacaactctctctctcttgttcactGGTTATTCACTCTCTCAACACCACAtactacattgcacacacacacatccatTTATAGTTGATtctaaaacaaaataatcaacgattgtggctggttggtgaggttggtggccgCCGATCAACAGAAGCGGCTGGTCGGCAACCGTCGTCAAATATTGCTGTCACCATCAAGTTCACTCTTCAATATTGCCTAATTCGTTGATGGTTTGGAGCAGAAAGAAACACCTCATAGTTACTGcctaaaaccgtcaacggtttgcccCCCATGGCTCCACCCCACATCTCTCTTTTGGTCCCTCGCTTCACGGTGTTTTTCTCTACATTCATTCCTCTCagaatatgagtcacatccctAACAATACTCTAATTTTTTGCAAAGATATCAACAGTGATATCAAATGGCCACATATCACCCTTCATTGTTTTGAAGCTTCATCAAGCCTTAAAATAAATTTAGCAAAAAGCAAAGTTTTCCACATAGCTGTAGGGTAAAATTTGGAGGAAATAGTTGACTTATTAAATTGCAAAGTTGAACAGTTGCCTACTATTTATCTTGGCCTCCCTCTCGAGGCAAAAGTTAGAACAAAAGCGATCTAAGACCCTATAATTGAAAAGTTTAACAAAAAATTGGCCTTATGGAAAGTCAATTATCTCTCATTTGGTGGCAAATTGACTTTGATTAATTAGGAGAATTCTAACAAATGTGCCAATATATTACCTCACCTTGCCCATTCCACTGTACATTCTAACTAAATTGGAAGGTACGTAACGTAATTTTTTTGCGGAGAGGGAATTCAGTGGTGTTCAAATATCCTTTAGTTAAACGGATAACAACTGAGAATGGAGGATTGTGGATAAAATACGCACTTACCTTCAACAAGGTTCTTTTGAGCAAATGGTTATGGAAGTTGAGCCAACATAAAACTACTTATGGAGGAGGGTGGTCTGCAACAAATATAAACTTCCATTGGATTCATGGGAGCCCAAACTTGATAGCTATGCACATGGGTCTAGGTGCTGGAAAGGTATCCTAGTGACAACTAATGCCTTCTAGAAGGTAGCCAAAATAAAAATTGGCATGGGGACTCGTACGAAATTATGGATGGACAAGGGGGGGACACATTAACTTTTAAGCAAAATTTTCTCTTTGTTGTTCAAGTTTACTATAGCCAAAAATGGATATGTTGCTGACATTTTAATCTGGTCTCAGGGAATCAATTCTGGGACATCTCTTTTGGCCAAAATCCCAGGGGAATGGAACAGGTAACTTTGCCTAATTGCTCAAATTTATCTACTCAATAAAAGTTCCAAATATAGGGGAAGACTCTTGCATTTGGCTCATGTCAACCAACAACTTATTCTCTGTCAAGTCAATCTACATGTTCTTGTTGGAAAATAAATTCGACGAGTAGCATCCAAACTTAGTACACCGCTTAATTTGGAACAAGTTCGTACCAACAAAAGTTTCCTCCATTTGGTATTGCTCCTTAAAGGGTGGAGGATGGCCACAATGTGTATCCTATGCAAAGAAGATGGAGAATCAATTGATCATTTGCTCATAGATTGTAAATTTAGTTGCTTCATATGGTCAGGTGCTTTGAAATTGCTAGGATTGCAGTGGGTGATGTCATGTTCACTACAAGATTTGCACCACTTTTGGAAATGTTCTCGTCTCCTAGGAAACTTCAAAACCCTCAAACTCTCCATTCCAGTAGCGATCATGTTGGGGATTTGGAAAGAAAGGGATGTTAGAACATTTCAAGATAAATCTCTTGCAGCATAGTTGTTATTACAAAAAATTTTGCAAGATATTTTCTTTTGGTCAAGGTCCTACTCTTTGTTCCAAAACCTTCCTtgggaagaattttttaaattactTTTGATTCTAGGTTTGTGAAGTTATAATCGTCCTTGTATGTTACAGTCTGGTCTACAAGTAACTACAAGCAACTCGCCTGTTTTCCAAGCTGCTTCTGTTTTTCTTTGATAActtcatctatatatatatatctttcaagAGTATTAAGCAAGGAAACAACCACAACACAACTAGCGTCTTCATTTAGGAAGAGAGGTGGTAATAGTTTGTAGTactttaaattaaatatatttaggAAGAGGagggaaacaaaaagaaaatgagaTAATGGGAGGACTTGCGGTAGTAAGTGGGAgtaaaaaaaagaagagagaaatccAAGGAATAGTTCGAAGAGGTGGGGGACCTAAtttcacacaaaaaaaaaaaaaaaaaaatgacatattTAGTTATATTTTTCTACTATAGTTATGTTGTTCCTTAACCAAATGATTAACTCTATTTCATATGGATGCCACGATTCTTGTCCATACATTCAATGAGATCTTACTATAGATAGAAATTGACAAGAACCCTATTAAAGAaacaaattaacaaaaaaaaaaaaaaagcaaagcaaAGCATTATTCTAATCCAAATcttgttttctctctctaaacctggataaagggaaaaaaagaagaaaaaaaaatcacatgCCCACACGCACAAAcacattttcattttgaagcgaTGATTTGAACCACTTACATTCCATTTTTGAACAGATGCATGCACCtttatttcaaatatcttttgtatATATGGATATTGGAATAGAAGAATAAACCGAGACTACCCCTCATCTCGCTGATGCTGTGGTCCGAACGCACCCCATGATTTACTCATATATTAATTAATAGGGTCTTTCTCCCTTGTAGGATATCATATATTAATTAATAGGGTTTTTCTCCCTCGTAGTTCCCTGGAGGATAGTAGTTGCAAGTGACAAAGGCCCATCCGTTGGCGCACGTAGCTCTAGCGCACCCTAATCCGACAGAGTTACCCCAAACGACCTGAGTGTAGTGCAGGCACTCTCCTCCCTGGCAAGAGTTGGAGTCGTGGTTATAGTTAGGCTTTTCCGACAGCCAGAGATCCACCGCTTCTTTGCCGCTAAAAGCCCCGTAGCCTTCGGCGATGTTCTCTCCGTAAGGCCCTCTCGAGTGCTCCAGCGTGCAGTCGCCTGCCCTCTGGCTCGCGTAATTCTGAGCGTACGTCGCCACCGTCTGGTTCCACTGCAGCGGCACCACGCCAACCTCCTTCCGGGCGGCGTTGTGAGCGGCCAAGAAGTCTCCGATGGAGTTTTGGGCGAGGGAGCAGCCGGCGGCGGCGGAGAGAACGACGACGGCCAGCAGGAGTGGACCGCTGCCGGTAATGGTGTGGCCCATTTCGGTTGTTATTGTGTAAGTAAATGTGGAAAAGGAAAATCAAGATTGATGCGTAGGTGTGAGTGCTTGGGGAGAAGTGGGGGAGGGTGGGAATATTTATAGAGAAGTGAGAAGAGAAGATGAAGTTAATTAGTCGTCCTTGGAATGAAATTAGGGGTTTAAGATTCACGTGCACGCCAAATATGGCATGGCTTTATCTCAGCCTGCATGTTAATTACGTCACACCTCACTCGGTCAGTCCAATGCTCACATGAAGAAGTTTGttggttattatatatataattgtggGGAAAAAAATGTGTGATGGCTTTTTATGTATAATTTGCAATTCATTAATAATAAAACAGGAGAAATATTATATTTTGATGCAAGACCCAATAACTTACTCCATCCTAGTTTGTTCAAAAACTAAATTAATAagtagcataaaaaaaaaaaaatcccttcaAGTATAGTCCTTTCACAAATCCTTTcatctaataaaaatattttaaatagtaaaTCTTACATTATTGGGCCTACATATAATTTAATAAGATTCACtatttaaaatgtttttattAAATGGAAAGGTTAGATAAGAGGACCAGTGCCCAAAAGACAGATTTAGTC from Malania oleifera isolate guangnan ecotype guangnan chromosome 9, ASM2987363v1, whole genome shotgun sequence carries:
- the LOC131164736 gene encoding pathogenesis-related protein 1-like → MGHTITGSGPLLLAVVVLSAAAGCSLAQNSIGDFLAAHNAARKEVGVVPLQWNQTVATYAQNYASQRAGDCTLEHSRGPYGENIAEGYGAFSGKEAVDLWLSEKPNYNHDSNSCQGGECLHYTQVVWGNSVGLGCARATCANGWAFVTCNYYPPGNYEGEKPY
- the LOC131163403 gene encoding uncharacterized protein LOC131163403 translates to MAGDGDGDGDGNKQRHCVKMVPSGAEDRARVSERKHCGGPKGGRELQREMGQLVHGLERTWRGCAVVMAFGSCGEVLGLVESCWRSSRRLQLLSSRGREREREGENQGEKARKLRELRERTRKEEEKEGKEKKQGKETEEKERGSPHGFSEQGEKRRLNKEGDGEPYARPG